A segment of the Granulicella aggregans genome:
CCTCGCCGGTCGTCCCGACTGCACCGGCAAGCTCGGTGCGATGGGCATCTGCATCGGCGGCCATCTAGCATTCCGCGCCGGTATGAACCCGGACGTCCTCGCCACCGCCTGCTTCTATGCCACCGATATTCATAAAGGCAGCTTGGGTGAAGGCATGAACGACGACTCCCTCGAACGCGCCAAGGACATCCACGGCGAGCTCCTCATGATCTGGGGTCGCCAGGACCCGCACATCTCTCTCGAAGGCCGGATGAAGGTCCTCGCCCGCCTCAACGAGCTTGGCACCCGGCTCAGCTGGCACGAGGTCAACGGCGCACACGCTTTCATGCGCGACGAAGGCATCCGCTACGACCCCGAGCTCGCCTACTCGCTCTACGGCCTCGTCTTCGACTTCTTCCACCGCAAGCTCGGCGAAGGCGACCTCTCCGTATCCGCCCCCGCAAGCACCGAGACACGTCACTAAGGCCCTACCCGATTGTGAACGGGATCAAATCCCGCTTGCAGTCGGGTTCCCGGCTCTTCAACGGTCCGGCAGCAGAACGCGCTATCCTTGAAGGAGTGGCAACCACCGTGACAACCCGTACCGGGCATGACCTCGCCGGTCAGGAGGACGAACTCCCTCACGCGACCGCGACCGCCCCGGGCCGTATCGACGAGCGTTCGGTTCCTTCACTCCTCGCGGACTACGCGACGCTGCTCAAGCCTCGCGTCTCCTTGATGGTCGTCATCACCGCCGCCGGCGGCTTCTACCTCGGCAGCCTGCGCTCCGGTATCAGCCCCTTCCACCTCGGTGCCGTCGAGGCCCTCGCAGGGATCGCAGTAGTCACCTTCGGCAGCAGCATCCTGAACCAGGCCCTCGAACGCCGCACCGATACCCTGATGCGCCGCACCGCCAACCGCCCCATGGCGGCAGGCCGAATCGGCTTGGCCCACGGCCTTATCCTCGGCTTCCTCGCCGTATTCCTGGGCACTCTTTACCTTGCCGAAGTCACCAACGTCATCACCGGCACCCTGACACTTCTTACTGCCGTCGGCTACGTCGCCATCTACACCCCGCTCAAGCGATTCACCACCATCAACACCTTCATCGGCGCATTCCCCGGAGCGCTTCCGCCGCTCATCGGCTGGACCGCCGCCCGCGGCGTCATCGAGTGGCCCGGTGTCGCCCTCTTCGCCATCCTCTTCGTCTGGCAGTTCCCCCACTTCATGGCCATTGGCTGGATGTATCGCGAAGACTATGCCGCAGCCGGCATCAAGCTAACCGCGACCCAGGAACCCGCAAAGTCCGCCGCGCAGATGGCCGTCGCCCAGGCGCTCTTTTACGCCGTGATCATGATCCCCGTCAGCCTATGGCCTGTAGCCCTACACACCACCGGATACATCTACGGCGCAGCCGCGGCGATCCTCTCCGTCGGATATCTCTGGTACACCCTGCGCTTCGCCCGCATCCTGCGCGATCCTCTCTCATCCGAGTCCCGCACCTACGCCCGCGAGTTGCTTCGCTACTCGGTCATCTTTCTTCCTCTGCTGCTTGCCGCAATGACCCTCGATGCTAAAGGACGACTGCTCTTCTAATGCAAGCCACGCTACCTAAAATGAACGAAAAGCCAAATACCCTGCGCACACCGCCTGCCATCATCGCGACGATTGTCATCGTCAGTGCCCTCGCCAGCGCGCTCATCTGCTATCTCGTCTACTTCCACGCCCCGTCCGACGTCACCGGAACTCACCTGCGTTCGCTCCCTTTCCTGAACGCAGTCCTGAACGCCTGCGCGACGGTCGCCCTCATTGTCGGCTACATCTACATCCGCGCACGAAAGCTCAGTGCGCACCGGGCATCGATGTTCGCCGCATTCTTCTTTTCGTCGATCTTCCTGGTCTCCTACCTCACCAACTTCACTCTCCACGGCGAGACCCTTTTCAACCGTCTCAGTCCCTGGTGGCCCTTCTACTGGAAGCTTCTCCTCTCGCACATCCTCCTGTCGATCATCGCGCTGCCCCTGATCCTGATCACCTTCTTCCTATCGCTCACGGGCCGCTTTCCCGCCCACCGCAAGCTGGCCCGCTACACCTTCCCGATCTGGCTCTATGTCTCGGTCACCGGCGTGATCGTCTACATCATGCAATCGGCGCTGCGGTAATGGGGATGCAGCAGGACACCCGCGCTCTTCTACGCACCGGATCGGCCCTCTTCCTCACCGGAGCGATCTCGGCGCTGCTCATCTTCGTAGCGTTCGGCGGCATCACACGCCGACAGGGTCCCCACACCAATCTGGGATGGCTGGCTCTCATGCTTGCCATGGGATGCCTGCCCACTGGCGCGCTCACCCTCGCGCTGGGACTGGCAAAACTCGCCGGAGACCGCAAAAAATAGCAGAAGCGCAGGCTACTGCGGATCCAGCATGACCTGATCGACAAAGCACCACCCCCAGGTCTCTCCCGGCTCGAGGCTCCTCATAATCGCGTGCTTGGTGCCATGGAAGTGTTTCGTTGCGTGCTTCCCGATCGAAGAGTCGCAACATCCCACATGCCCGCACTCCATGCACATCCGCAGATGGACCCACTCCTGACCGATCTTCAGGCACTCTTCACATCCATCCGTGTTTGGACGAACGTCCCGCATCTGCCCCAGGTGCTTGCACTGCATGGTTCACCTCGCTCGCTAACAGGTATATCGCATACAAGGGAACGTCCGCGAATCGGTCATCGCGACAGCATCTTTCCCGAGAAAGCGCGAAAACCGCTAAGCTTGTAGGGCCGATTCTGCGAGGTCGCAAGACCCTCGCAATCTCCCAACCAAGCGATCGCCGAAACCCCATCGCCGCCAGAGGTAACACCTTGACCTTCGTGAAAACGTATTCCTGGCTCTTCCTCGCTTTACTCGTCACCGCTGGCTCACTCGCGTCCGCCCAATCAGCGAAGGTCCCGTCGCAGACCATCCTCTTCGGCGCAGCCTACTACGAGGAATACTCGCCGACCGACCGCCTCGACGAGGACATCCGCTTGATGAAGGCGGCCAACATCACCGTCGTCCGCATCGCGGAGTCCACCTGGGGCACACTCGAACCGCAGGAAGGCGTCTTCGACTTCAGCCACGTCGACCGCGTGCTCAACGCCATGGACAAGGCCGGCATCAAGGTCATCGTCGGCACACCCACCTACGCCGTCCCCACCTGGCTGGCCCGCGAACATCCCGACGTCCTGGCCATCACGCCACAAGGTCCCGGCATCTACGGCCGCCGCCAGAACATGGACATTACCAACCCGAACTTCCGTGCCGCCGCCGAACGCGTCATCGTCGCGCTCATCGACCACGTCAAAGATCATCCCAGCGTCATCGGCTACCAGGTCGACAACGAGACCAAGTCCTACGACACCAGCGGCCCCAACGTGCAGGCCGCCTTCGTCAAGTGGATGCAGGCCCGGCATCCCGACCTCAACAAGCTCAATCATGACTTCGGCCTCGACTACTGGAGCAACCGCATCAACCGCTGGGAAGACTTCCCCTCCGCGAACGGTTCCATCAACGCCAGCATCTCCGCCGCCTTCGCCGAGTTCCAACGCGGCCTCGTCACGGAGTATCTTGGCTGGCAGGCATCGCTCATCCGCCAGCACGATCGCCCCGATCAGTTCCTCACGCAGAACTTCGACCTCGACTGGCGCGGCTACTCCTACGGCATCCAGACTGAGGTAAACCACTTCGACGCCGCCCGCGCGCTCGATGTCGCGGGCATCGACATCTACCACCCCACCCAAGACCACCTCACCGGCACTGAGATCGCCCTCGGCGGCGACATCGCCCGCTCCATGCGCGGCGGCCAGAACTATCTCGTCATGGAGACCGAAGCTCAGGGCTTCCCCGAGTGGACCCCCTATCCCGGCCAGTTGCGCCTACAGGCCTTCAGCCATCTCGCATCCGGCGCCAACATGCTCGAATACTGGCATTGGAGCACCACCAACAACGCCGCCGAGACCTACTGGCGCGGCCTGCTCAGCCAGGACGAAAAGCCCAACCCCACCTACGACGAAGCCGCCACCATCGGCAAAGACCTCGCCCGCCTCGGCCCCGAACTCGTCAACATGAAGAAGCAGAATCGCATCGCGATCTACGTCAGCAACCGGGCCCTCACTGCCTTCAACGCCTTCAAGTTTGGCTGGGGATCGCGAACAACTTACAACGACGTCATGCGGCCTTTCTACGACGCGCTCTATCGCATGAACGAAGAGGTCGACTTCATCGATCCTTCAACCACCGATCTCTCCCGCTACAAGCTCATCGTCGTCCCCGCGCTTTATGCCGCTTCAGATGCAGAGATTGAACACCTCAACGCCTTCGCGAAGTCCGGCGGTCATCTCATCTACACCTTCAAGAGCGGCTTCTCGGACGAGAACGTCAAGGTCCGCTCCGGCGAACAAGGCGGCCCGGTGGCAGAGGCTGCAGGCATCCACTACAACCAGTTCACTATCCCCGAAGGCGTCTCCCTCGAAGGCGACCCGTACCACGTAGGCGACAAAGAAAACTCCGCCCGCTGGTGGATGGAGTTCGTCACCCCAACCACGGCCAAGGTCATCGCCCAGTACCATCACCCCGTCTGGGGCAAGTACGCCGCGATCACGCGCAACACCTACGGCAAAGGAGAAGTCACCTACATCGGCTTCATGCCCAGCGACGCCCTCGCCGAGAAGATCATGAAGGAAGCCGCAGAGCGCGCTAACCTCTGGGGACCGCAGCAGACACTTCACTTCCCCACCATCATGCGCAGCGGCGTGCTCGCGAACGGAAAGGCCGTCCACTACGTTCTGAATTACACGCCCGCGCCTGCGCAGGCCAGCTATGGCTTCCCTTCAGGCAAGGACTTGCTCTCAGGCACTGCCGTCCAGAAAGATGGCACCGTCGCTCTGCCCGCATGGGGTGCCGCAATCGTTGAAGAAGACTCCCCAACCAGGCCCTAACTACGCCAGCTTCACTTCGCGAAGAGGCTGCTGAAGTCGTCAAATCCCTTGAATTCCAGCGCGTTCCCCGCCGGGTCTAGCAGGAACATCGTTCCCTGCTCACCCACCTCACCCTGGAACCGGATGTACGGCTCGATGACGAACCTGACGCCCTGCGACTTCAGCCTCTCGGCGAACTCTCTCCACCGAGCCATCGTCAGCACTACCCCGAAGTGCGGCACCGGAACATCATGCCCATCCACTGGATTGGCATAGCCCTCGGTCGCGACCTTCGGCTTGTAGTGCGCCACAATCTGGTGCCCAAACAGATCGAAGTCGATCCAATGCGCCGCACTGCGCCCTTCAGGACAGCCAAGCACCGTTCCATAAAAGTGCCGTGCAGCCTCCAGGTCATCGACAGGAAATGCGATATGAAACGGTGTCAATTGCATCAAGCTTCAGTCTCCCTAGAGCCCTAGTTTATGCGCAGCGGAGACAAAGCCTAAAAGCGGCGGACCGACAGCATCGTAATGTCATCGGACTGCGGCGCTCCATCAACAAACAGCGATACTCTGCGCGACATCTCGCCGATCAGTGCGCGGCAGTCCAACTCGCGATTGGCTCCGAGTCCCTCAATCACGCGCTCATCGGAGAAGTCCTCTTCCGCGATGTTCTGCGCCTCGGAGACTCCATCCGTATAAAGGAACACAGCGTCCCCCGGCATCAGATGCACGCTGCTATCGACATACCCCATCCCATCGAACAGTCCCAACGGAATCCCCCCGACATCTGCCAGTGCTTCCACCTTTCCACTAACCGCCCTCGTCACATACGGCGGATTATGGCCCGCGCTGCAATACTGAAACTCCCCCGTCGTCAGATCGAGCAGCCCATAGAAGCACGTCGCGAACATCGCACTCACGCGTTCCCGCACCAGAACCCGGTTCACCTCAAGAAAACACTCCGCGGGCGACATCCCGAGGATGGCCGTGGACTTCACCTGCATCCGCGTCAACGCCATGTACAGCGCCGCCGGAATCCCCTTACCCGACACATCCCCAATCACCACGCCGAGCCGATTCTCATCGACCAGGAAGAAGTCGAAGAAGTCCCCGCCAACCGCCCTCGCCGAAGTCATCTGCGCATGCAGCTCAAACTCCTTCCGCTCCGGAAATGGCGGAAAGATTCGCGGCACCAGGAGGTGCTGAATCGTCCGCGCCGTCTCCAGTTCATGCTGGAGCGCAGCAAGCTGTTCGCGGTCTCGCACCGCTCCCACCATCTCGTTGCACAGAAACGAATTCTCGATCGCCGTCGCCGTCTGCAACGCGATCGTGTTGACCAGCTTCAGATCGGCCGCCGAATACGAAGTCCCTGCCGCTGTATGGGCCAATGCAATCACGCCCACCGAACGCTGTCCTGCCCGCAGCGGAGCGCAGATCACAGCATTCAGCGCTCGCTCCGAATCGAGCAACCTCGCATCGCTGCCGCAATCATTCACGACCTCCGCAATGCCTCGATCAAGAATCGACTGCGCGAACTGCGACCCGGTCGCGAGCGGCCCGCCATCACCGCCTTCAAGGTTGCCAAAGGACGCCGCCACGCGCAACGGGCTATCGTCTTTCTCGCGAACAAGGATGCACCCATGCGTGGCGTGTATCAGTCGCCGCGCCTGGGCCAGTGCGGACTCGCCCACCGCATTCAAATTCAGCAGCGCTGCAAGCTGCTCCGAGAGCTGTTCGATCAGGTGAATCTCGCGGTAGAGGTGCAACACCTCCGCCCCCAGCGCTCGTCCTTCAGCCTCACGCGATGCAAGATGCGCCAGCAATAAGGCAAGCGCGTTGGCGGCCTCTTGCGGTCCCGTAACGTACCCTAGCGTCACGTCGTCCATACGCACCGGCACACCGGTATTCCCCGCGTCCGTGCCCGTCAACTCTCCGAGCAGGGTCTTGCCCGATGCGTCCGTAACGCAAACATTCCCTCCAAGCGCCTCGCACATCGCAAGCAACGCAGGATAGCTGCTCGAACGCTTGCTTGCGATCGTCTTCAGGCTTAGCGCAGCCATCGCAACCTCACTGCTCGAGCCCGAGCACCGACCGGGCCTTGGCCACCAGAGCGTCCGGATCGAACGGCTTCGTCATGTAGAGATCAGCGCCAACCTCCTGCCCGCGCTGCCGGTCGAACTCCTGCCCCTTCGCAGTCAGCAGGATGATGTGAATGTGGCTCATCTTCAACTCATTCTTGACCGCGTGGCACACGTCGAAGCCGTTCTTCTTCGGCATCATCACGTCCAGGAACACGAGGTTCGGCTGCTCTTCCTGGATCATGTCAATGGCCTCTTCGCCATTGCTGGCCATCAGCAGCTCGACGCCTTCATCTTCCAGCTCTTCCAGGGTCTGCTGGATCAGCATCCGCAAGTGTGGCTCGTCATCAACGATAAGAATCTTCATAGAGGTCACTGATAGATCAGGAAAAGGACGTTCTCCATACCCTTCTCGAAGCGCAGCGCACGCACCGCTTCGTCACTGGAAAGCACCGAGTTGAGAATGATGATGTCTGGCTTCGAGAGCACCGCGCGCGACACCAGCTCCGAGCCGTTCGACTCCACCACCGTATAGCCGCGCGTCTCCAGAACATCCGTCAGCGTGCGGATCGTCGATGCGTCCTCATCGACCACCATGACCTTCTTCTTCGACTTGCCCTGATCGAGCAGCGTGTCCACCTCGTGGAAGAGCGACACCGTATCGATCGGCTTGGTCAGATAGCGGTCCACGCCCAGCCGGAAGCCACGCTCCTTGTCTTCGACGATCGACAGAATGATGATCGGAATGTCCATCGTCGCGGGATCGTTCTTCAGCACCGCTGCGACGTCGAAGCCATTCATCTCCGGCATCATCACGTCGAGGATCACGAGTCCCGGAATCTCCTCGCGGATCAGCGCCAGCGCCTTCCGCCCATCCTCAGCCAACCGCACGCGGTAGCCAGCCTCGGTCAACTCCTGCTCCAGCAGCGACCGGATATTCGGATCGTCATCCACCACGAGAATCGACTTGTCGTGAGGCTGGTGCGTCTCCACGCGTTCGCGAAGCTGCTTCACCAGCGACTCGATGTTCACCGACCGCCGTACCGGCGCAAGATCGAGCTTCGCCTGCGCCGCAATCGGCAGACTGAACGAGAACGTACTTCCCTGCCCCGGCGTGCTCTCCACCCAGATGCTGCCGCCGTGATACTCGACGATCTCCTTGCAGATCGGCAACCCAAGCCCTGTCCCCTTCGGCTTATCCGTAAGAGTATCGCCTACCTGCTTGAACTTCTCAAAGACCTTCGGCTGGTCCGCAGGGGCAATCCCGATGCCAGAGTCAGTCACACCAACCACGATCTGCCCGTCCTTCAACGCCGCCGAGCAGGTAATCGAACCCTCGTCCGTAAACTTCACCGCGTTCGAGATCAGGTTGATCACCACCT
Coding sequences within it:
- a CDS encoding PP2C family protein-serine/threonine phosphatase — its product is MAALSLKTIASKRSSSYPALLAMCEALGGNVCVTDASGKTLLGELTGTDAGNTGVPVRMDDVTLGYVTGPQEAANALALLLAHLASREAEGRALGAEVLHLYREIHLIEQLSEQLAALLNLNAVGESALAQARRLIHATHGCILVREKDDSPLRVAASFGNLEGGDGGPLATGSQFAQSILDRGIAEVVNDCGSDARLLDSERALNAVICAPLRAGQRSVGVIALAHTAAGTSYSAADLKLVNTIALQTATAIENSFLCNEMVGAVRDREQLAALQHELETARTIQHLLVPRIFPPFPERKEFELHAQMTSARAVGGDFFDFFLVDENRLGVVIGDVSGKGIPAALYMALTRMQVKSTAILGMSPAECFLEVNRVLVRERVSAMFATCFYGLLDLTTGEFQYCSAGHNPPYVTRAVSGKVEALADVGGIPLGLFDGMGYVDSSVHLMPGDAVFLYTDGVSEAQNIAEEDFSDERVIEGLGANRELDCRALIGEMSRRVSLFVDGAPQSDDITMLSVRRF
- a CDS encoding UBP-type zinc finger domain-containing protein, with amino-acid sequence MQCKHLGQMRDVRPNTDGCEECLKIGQEWVHLRMCMECGHVGCCDSSIGKHATKHFHGTKHAIMRSLEPGETWGWCFVDQVMLDPQ
- a CDS encoding VOC family protein, producing MQLTPFHIAFPVDDLEAARHFYGTVLGCPEGRSAAHWIDFDLFGHQIVAHYKPKVATEGYANPVDGHDVPVPHFGVVLTMARWREFAERLKSQGVRFVIEPYIRFQGEVGEQGTMFLLDPAGNALEFKGFDDFSSLFAK
- a CDS encoding DUF420 domain-containing protein encodes the protein MNEKPNTLRTPPAIIATIVIVSALASALICYLVYFHAPSDVTGTHLRSLPFLNAVLNACATVALIVGYIYIRARKLSAHRASMFAAFFFSSIFLVSYLTNFTLHGETLFNRLSPWWPFYWKLLLSHILLSIIALPLILITFFLSLTGRFPAHRKLARYTFPIWLYVSVTGVIVYIMQSALR
- the cyoE gene encoding heme o synthase; amino-acid sequence: MTTRTGHDLAGQEDELPHATATAPGRIDERSVPSLLADYATLLKPRVSLMVVITAAGGFYLGSLRSGISPFHLGAVEALAGIAVVTFGSSILNQALERRTDTLMRRTANRPMAAGRIGLAHGLILGFLAVFLGTLYLAEVTNVITGTLTLLTAVGYVAIYTPLKRFTTINTFIGAFPGALPPLIGWTAARGVIEWPGVALFAILFVWQFPHFMAIGWMYREDYAAAGIKLTATQEPAKSAAQMAVAQALFYAVIMIPVSLWPVALHTTGYIYGAAAAILSVGYLWYTLRFARILRDPLSSESRTYARELLRYSVIFLPLLLAAMTLDAKGRLLF
- a CDS encoding response regulator transcription factor, yielding MKILIVDDEPHLRMLIQQTLEELEDEGVELLMASNGEEAIDMIQEEQPNLVFLDVMMPKKNGFDVCHAVKNELKMSHIHIILLTAKGQEFDRQRGQEVGADLYMTKPFDPDALVAKARSVLGLEQ
- a CDS encoding beta-galactosidase codes for the protein MKTYSWLFLALLVTAGSLASAQSAKVPSQTILFGAAYYEEYSPTDRLDEDIRLMKAANITVVRIAESTWGTLEPQEGVFDFSHVDRVLNAMDKAGIKVIVGTPTYAVPTWLAREHPDVLAITPQGPGIYGRRQNMDITNPNFRAAAERVIVALIDHVKDHPSVIGYQVDNETKSYDTSGPNVQAAFVKWMQARHPDLNKLNHDFGLDYWSNRINRWEDFPSANGSINASISAAFAEFQRGLVTEYLGWQASLIRQHDRPDQFLTQNFDLDWRGYSYGIQTEVNHFDAARALDVAGIDIYHPTQDHLTGTEIALGGDIARSMRGGQNYLVMETEAQGFPEWTPYPGQLRLQAFSHLASGANMLEYWHWSTTNNAAETYWRGLLSQDEKPNPTYDEAATIGKDLARLGPELVNMKKQNRIAIYVSNRALTAFNAFKFGWGSRTTYNDVMRPFYDALYRMNEEVDFIDPSTTDLSRYKLIVVPALYAASDAEIEHLNAFAKSGGHLIYTFKSGFSDENVKVRSGEQGGPVAEAAGIHYNQFTIPEGVSLEGDPYHVGDKENSARWWMEFVTPTTAKVIAQYHHPVWGKYAAITRNTYGKGEVTYIGFMPSDALAEKIMKEAAERANLWGPQQTLHFPTIMRSGVLANGKAVHYVLNYTPAPAQASYGFPSGKDLLSGTAVQKDGTVALPAWGAAIVEEDSPTRP
- a CDS encoding dienelactone hydrolase family protein; this encodes MIIVNDEYVTLDTPDGPMRTHIVRPAAPGRYPGIIFYSEIFQITAPIRRTAAMLAGHGYIVAMPEIYHEFEEPGTVFAYDQAGSDRGNALKTTKKLISYDTDARAVLDHLAGRPDCTGKLGAMGICIGGHLAFRAGMNPDVLATACFYATDIHKGSLGEGMNDDSLERAKDIHGELLMIWGRQDPHISLEGRMKVLARLNELGTRLSWHEVNGAHAFMRDEGIRYDPELAYSLYGLVFDFFHRKLGEGDLSVSAPASTETRH